The following proteins are encoded in a genomic region of Nocardioides renjunii:
- the cydD gene encoding thiol reductant ABC exporter subunit CydD, with amino-acid sequence MKPLDPAVLPHLRPARASLALVAACGVLGGLATVGQAFALGALVVAAVGAGDWHGPAWWLGGLVLLRTATAYVGQRASARAAGEVSGALRCRLLDAARHVPDLSPARLAVLATRGVAGVEPYVTRYLPALVPAAVLPVVTLAAITWLDPLSGLVVALTLPLVPVFAVLVGLTTRDRARTQWRALETLSGHFLDVVRGLPTLVAHRRADAQVATIRSVTHHHRRATVDTLKVAFASSSVLELVATLSVALVAVTVGLRLASGSVDFRVALTVLLLAPEAYWPLRRVGAEFHAAAEGTAALADADELLARSSVAPAPATRPASTAVVLHGLAVGHDAPLTGPLDLELPARGLVAVSGPSGCGKSTLLATLRGELPARVGDVLVGGTPLGEVDPRWWRDQVAWAPQRPWLLADTVAANVRLGDPNAGDAEVWEALDSVGLREVVRALPEGLATPLGEDGAGLSAGQRARVALARVVLAGRPVVLLDEPSAHLDDETEQVLLDTVARLARTSLVVVVAHRPAVLAAADRVVRLEPAAAVVEAAERTAAAAPVADPRPSASRPAPVPVDDAAEDAARPRWGMATATALGALSTASGVALTATAGWLITRASEQPPVLHLVVAIVGVRLFGLARPVLRHAERVLSHDVVLRELAERRARVYADLVPLVPGRLGPRRGDLLTQVVDDVDALLDERLRVRQPVATAALVGAGAAVLAALLDPAAGLVVLGVVAAGAAAYLLARHGAATAEPHVLARRADLATRVEEVAHGVRELEQWGATDGGLAEVRDGSTALAEAGHRSSRAVAAATALTTLIAGLGVVAVAVLVDPGSVGPAVLALLLLLPLALADVTVALADAGALSVRAAAARRRLDRLAATAPAVTDPARPRPLTGAHDVEMDHVALGWADRAVVSLDHLGLRPGEHLGVTGPSGCGKSTLAATLVRFVDPVAGQVSLAGTDLRELALDDVRRTVGLVDDDPHVFASTVAENVRLARPGATDDEVRDALERACLGTWVDGLPAGIHTHVGAGSREVSGGERARLALARALLADAPVLVLDEPTAHLDGATARAVAGEMLGAAAREGRSVVWITHGTVGLEAMDRVVRLDADGGVDGVGLSRPLAASAAAG; translated from the coding sequence ATGAAGCCGCTCGACCCGGCGGTCCTTCCCCACCTGCGTCCCGCCCGGGCGTCCCTCGCCCTCGTCGCCGCCTGCGGCGTCCTCGGCGGGCTCGCCACGGTCGGCCAGGCCTTCGCGCTCGGGGCGCTGGTCGTCGCTGCGGTCGGTGCCGGCGACTGGCACGGACCGGCGTGGTGGCTGGGCGGCCTCGTGCTCCTGCGCACGGCTACGGCGTACGTCGGCCAGCGCGCGTCCGCACGCGCCGCCGGCGAGGTCTCCGGTGCTCTCCGGTGCCGGCTCCTCGACGCCGCCCGGCACGTCCCGGACCTGTCCCCCGCGCGCCTGGCGGTGCTCGCCACCCGCGGCGTGGCCGGCGTGGAGCCCTACGTCACGCGCTACCTCCCCGCGCTCGTCCCCGCGGCCGTCCTCCCGGTGGTCACGCTCGCGGCCATCACCTGGCTGGACCCGCTGTCCGGGCTCGTCGTGGCGCTGACCCTGCCGCTCGTCCCGGTCTTCGCGGTGCTCGTCGGCCTCACCACCCGCGACCGGGCCCGCACGCAGTGGCGCGCGCTCGAGACGCTGTCGGGCCACTTCCTCGACGTCGTGCGCGGCCTGCCGACGCTGGTCGCGCACCGTCGCGCCGACGCGCAGGTGGCCACGATCCGCTCCGTCACCCACCACCACCGCCGCGCCACCGTCGACACCCTCAAGGTGGCCTTCGCCTCCTCCTCGGTGCTGGAGCTGGTGGCCACGCTGTCGGTGGCCCTCGTCGCCGTCACCGTGGGGCTGCGGCTCGCATCGGGGTCGGTCGACTTCCGGGTCGCGCTCACCGTGCTGCTGCTGGCGCCGGAGGCCTACTGGCCGCTGCGCCGCGTGGGCGCCGAGTTCCACGCCGCGGCGGAGGGCACGGCGGCCCTCGCGGACGCCGACGAGCTGCTGGCCCGCTCGTCAGTGGCCCCGGCCCCCGCCACGAGGCCCGCGTCCACCGCGGTGGTGCTGCACGGCCTCGCCGTCGGGCACGACGCCCCGCTGACCGGCCCGCTCGACCTCGAGCTGCCCGCCCGCGGGCTCGTCGCGGTCTCCGGGCCCTCGGGCTGCGGGAAGTCGACCCTGCTCGCCACCCTCCGTGGCGAGCTGCCGGCACGGGTCGGCGACGTCCTCGTCGGCGGCACGCCCCTCGGCGAGGTGGACCCGCGGTGGTGGCGCGACCAGGTGGCGTGGGCGCCGCAACGACCGTGGCTGCTGGCCGACACCGTCGCGGCCAACGTCCGCCTCGGCGACCCCAATGCAGGCGACGCCGAGGTCTGGGAGGCGCTCGACAGCGTCGGGCTGCGCGAGGTGGTGCGTGCACTGCCGGAGGGCCTGGCGACCCCGCTGGGCGAGGACGGCGCCGGGCTCTCCGCGGGCCAGCGGGCCCGCGTCGCGCTGGCGCGGGTGGTGCTGGCCGGGCGACCGGTCGTCCTGCTCGACGAGCCGAGCGCCCACCTCGACGACGAGACCGAGCAGGTGCTGCTCGACACCGTCGCGCGGCTGGCCCGGACGAGCCTCGTCGTGGTCGTCGCGCACCGGCCCGCCGTGCTCGCCGCCGCCGACCGGGTGGTCCGGCTCGAGCCCGCGGCCGCTGTGGTGGAGGCGGCGGAGCGAACCGCCGCAGCCGCGCCCGTCGCCGACCCCCGCCCGTCCGCGTCGCGCCCCGCACCGGTGCCCGTCGACGACGCCGCGGAGGATGCCGCCCGCCCCCGCTGGGGCATGGCGACCGCGACAGCGCTCGGTGCACTGTCCACCGCGTCCGGGGTCGCACTCACCGCGACGGCGGGCTGGCTCATCACCCGTGCCAGCGAGCAGCCGCCGGTGCTGCACCTGGTCGTCGCGATCGTCGGGGTGCGGCTGTTCGGCCTGGCCCGGCCGGTCCTGCGGCACGCCGAGCGCGTGCTGAGCCACGACGTGGTGCTGCGCGAGCTGGCCGAGCGGCGCGCCCGGGTCTACGCCGACCTCGTCCCGCTGGTGCCGGGCCGGCTCGGCCCGCGTCGCGGCGACCTGCTCACCCAGGTCGTGGACGACGTCGACGCGCTGCTGGACGAGCGGCTGCGGGTGCGCCAGCCGGTCGCGACGGCCGCGCTCGTCGGCGCGGGTGCCGCGGTGCTGGCGGCACTGCTCGACCCGGCCGCCGGCCTCGTCGTGCTCGGGGTGGTGGCGGCGGGCGCCGCCGCCTACCTGCTCGCCCGGCACGGCGCAGCCACCGCGGAGCCGCACGTCCTGGCCCGTCGGGCCGACCTGGCCACGAGGGTCGAGGAGGTGGCCCACGGGGTGAGGGAGCTCGAGCAGTGGGGAGCGACCGACGGGGGCCTCGCGGAGGTGCGGGACGGGTCCACCGCGCTCGCCGAGGCCGGGCACCGCTCCTCCCGAGCCGTGGCGGCCGCCACCGCGCTCACCACGCTCATCGCGGGTCTCGGCGTCGTCGCGGTCGCCGTCCTCGTCGACCCCGGCTCGGTGGGTCCCGCCGTCCTGGCGCTCCTGCTGCTCCTGCCCCTGGCGCTGGCGGACGTCACCGTGGCTCTCGCCGACGCGGGTGCGCTGTCGGTGCGGGCAGCAGCCGCCCGCCGGCGCCTCGACCGGCTCGCCGCCACCGCGCCCGCCGTCACGGACCCCGCCCGGCCACGACCGCTGACCGGTGCCCACGACGTCGAGATGGACCACGTCGCGCTGGGCTGGGCGGACCGCGCGGTCGTGTCGCTGGACCACCTCGGTCTGCGGCCGGGCGAGCACCTCGGCGTCACCGGCCCCAGCGGGTGCGGCAAGTCCACCCTGGCCGCGACCCTGGTCCGCTTCGTCGACCCGGTCGCGGGGCAGGTGTCGCTCGCCGGGACGGACCTGCGGGAGCTGGCGCTCGACGACGTACGCCGCACCGTCGGCCTCGTCGACGACGACCCGCACGTCTTCGCGTCCACCGTGGCGGAGAACGTGCGCCTCGCCCGTCCCGGCGCCACCGACGACGAGGTGCGCGACGCGCTCGAGCGGGCGTGCCTCGGCACGTGGGTGGACGGCCTCCCGGCCGGCATCCACACGCACGTCGGCGCGGGCTCGCGGGAGGTCTCGGGCGGCGAGCGGGCACGGCTGGCGCTGGCCCGCGCGCTGCTGGCGGACGCCCCGGTCCTCGTCCTGGACGAGCCGACGGCCCACCTCGACGGCGCCACCGCGCGGGCCGTGGCCGGCGAGATGCTCGGGGCCGCCGCGCGCGAGGGCCGCTCCGTCGTGTGGATCACCCACGGCACCGTCGGGCTGGAGGCGATGGACCGCGTCGTCCGGCTGGACGCCGACGGGGGTGTCGACGGGGTCGGGCTCAGCCGGCCTCTCGCGGCGAGCGCAGCGGCAGGGTGA
- a CDS encoding BlaI/MecI/CopY family transcriptional regulator, whose product MSPRSRMGELEQAVLDALWELDTSRGASGREVHERLGDRDLAYTTVMTVLDRLVGKDVVVRERDGRAFRYAPRLTRAAMTAELMHEALEGTGADRDQALVSFVGEASAEDLAALRRALAEMD is encoded by the coding sequence ATGAGTCCTCGGTCACGGATGGGTGAGCTGGAACAGGCGGTCCTCGACGCGCTGTGGGAGCTCGACACGTCGCGCGGCGCCAGCGGTCGCGAGGTGCACGAGCGCCTCGGTGACCGCGACCTGGCCTACACGACCGTGATGACCGTGCTCGACCGGCTGGTCGGCAAGGACGTCGTCGTGCGCGAGCGGGACGGGCGCGCCTTCCGCTACGCGCCGCGGCTGACCCGCGCCGCGATGACCGCCGAGCTCATGCACGAGGCGCTGGAGGGCACCGGCGCCGACCGGGACCAGGCCCTCGTCTCGTTCGTCGGCGAGGCCAGCGCCGAGGACCTCGCGGCCCTGCGCCGTGCCCTCGCCGAGATGGACTGA
- a CDS encoding cytochrome ubiquinol oxidase subunit I gives MDVLDIARWQFGIITVYHFLFVPLTIGLTAVIAGLETAWVRTGREDYLRLTKFFGKLFLINFAIGVVTGIVQEFQFGMNWSDYSRFVGDVFGAPLAIEGLLAFFLESTFLGLWIFGWDKLPRGLHAGCMWLVHLGTLASSWFILAANSWMQHPVGYRFNPESGRAELTDFWAVMFNKVQVVTFPHVIFAAYMTAGAFLLGVSAYLYMSKRHEADRPMYHRAIRIGAVVTLLAGLGVGITGDLQGKVMTEVQPMKMAAAEGLYETSEGCAPFSILTIGTPDGEHEKFALTVPCLLSFLGTGSFDGTVEGINPLKEEYAETYGQLDSADPAQRDGDYVPIVPVTYWSFRFMMGLGFFAAGGAALILWLTRRGRTPGVRWLGTLGLSLPIATTLASSWGWIFTEMGRQPWVVFGLMTTESGVSPGVSVFEAATSLVVLTALYAVLAVVEVKLLVTYVRKGADPFEEPPRVKVGGSDEDAPLTFAY, from the coding sequence ATGGACGTGCTCGACATCGCCCGGTGGCAGTTCGGGATCATCACCGTCTACCACTTCCTGTTCGTGCCGCTGACGATCGGGCTCACCGCCGTCATCGCCGGGCTCGAGACCGCCTGGGTGCGGACCGGCAGGGAGGACTACCTCCGGCTGACCAAGTTCTTCGGCAAGCTCTTCCTCATCAACTTCGCCATCGGTGTGGTGACCGGCATCGTGCAGGAGTTCCAGTTCGGGATGAACTGGTCGGACTACTCGCGCTTCGTGGGCGACGTGTTCGGCGCACCCCTCGCGATCGAGGGGCTGCTCGCCTTCTTCCTCGAGTCGACCTTCCTCGGCCTCTGGATCTTCGGCTGGGACAAGCTCCCGCGCGGGCTGCACGCCGGCTGCATGTGGCTGGTGCACCTCGGCACGCTCGCCTCGTCGTGGTTCATCCTCGCCGCGAACTCGTGGATGCAGCACCCCGTCGGCTACCGCTTCAACCCCGAGTCGGGTCGCGCCGAGCTGACCGACTTCTGGGCGGTGATGTTCAACAAGGTCCAGGTCGTGACGTTCCCGCACGTGATCTTCGCGGCCTACATGACCGCCGGCGCCTTCCTCCTCGGCGTCTCGGCCTACCTCTACATGAGCAAGCGCCACGAGGCCGACCGGCCGATGTACCACCGCGCGATCCGCATCGGTGCGGTCGTGACGCTGCTGGCCGGCCTCGGCGTCGGGATCACCGGCGACCTGCAGGGCAAGGTGATGACCGAGGTGCAGCCGATGAAGATGGCCGCCGCGGAGGGCCTCTACGAGACCAGCGAGGGCTGCGCCCCGTTCTCGATCCTCACCATCGGCACGCCCGACGGGGAGCACGAGAAGTTCGCCCTCACCGTGCCGTGCCTGCTGTCCTTCCTCGGCACCGGCTCCTTCGACGGCACCGTCGAGGGCATCAATCCGCTCAAGGAGGAGTACGCCGAGACCTACGGCCAGCTCGACAGCGCCGACCCGGCCCAGCGCGACGGCGACTACGTCCCGATCGTCCCGGTCACCTACTGGTCCTTCCGCTTCATGATGGGCCTCGGCTTCTTCGCCGCCGGCGGCGCCGCGCTCATCCTGTGGCTCACCCGGCGAGGCCGTACGCCGGGCGTGCGCTGGCTCGGCACCCTCGGCCTGAGCCTGCCGATCGCCACCACGCTGGCCTCGTCCTGGGGGTGGATCTTCACCGAGATGGGCCGCCAGCCCTGGGTCGTCTTCGGGCTGATGACCACCGAGTCGGGGGTCTCCCCCGGAGTCTCGGTCTTCGAGGCGGCCACGTCGCTGGTCGTCCTCACCGCGCTGTACGCCGTCCTCGCCGTGGTCGAGGTGAAGCTGCTCGTGACCTACGTCCGCAAGGGCGCCGACCCCTTCGAGGAGCCTCCCCGGGTGAAGGTCGGCGGCTCCGACGAGGACGCCCCGCTCACCTTCGCCTACTGA
- the dapA gene encoding 4-hydroxy-tetrahydrodipicolinate synthase: MSSNVPFGRLLTAMATAFHQDGSVDLDGTARIAAHLVDHGNDGVVVSGTTGESPTTSVAEDAEILRAVQDAVGDRATVIAGVGTNATAHSVELARQAEKVGVDGVLLVSPYYNKPGQVGLRHHFTSVAEATDLPVMLYDVPGRTATLIELETYEALRAYDHVVSVKDASGLLPRTAQLTEMGYAVYSGDDVATLGYLAYGGVGLVSVVAHAAGHQLASMLDAWVRGDHAEALRVHTSLLPAFDAVMGVPNYGATTAKAALELLGVLDNRRVRGPLVALDDDEVGALRAGLAAAGLL, from the coding sequence ATGAGCTCCAACGTCCCGTTCGGCCGCCTGCTCACGGCGATGGCCACCGCGTTCCACCAGGACGGCTCGGTCGACCTTGACGGCACGGCCCGGATCGCCGCGCACCTGGTCGACCACGGCAACGACGGCGTCGTGGTCAGCGGCACGACGGGGGAGAGCCCCACGACGTCGGTGGCCGAGGACGCCGAGATCCTGCGGGCGGTCCAGGACGCGGTCGGCGACCGCGCCACCGTCATCGCGGGCGTCGGCACCAACGCGACCGCCCACTCGGTCGAGCTGGCGCGCCAGGCGGAGAAGGTCGGGGTCGACGGGGTGCTGCTCGTCAGCCCCTACTACAACAAGCCGGGCCAGGTCGGCCTGCGCCACCACTTCACCTCCGTCGCTGAGGCGACCGACCTCCCGGTCATGCTCTACGACGTGCCCGGCCGCACCGCCACGCTGATCGAGCTCGAGACCTACGAGGCGCTGCGCGCCTACGACCACGTCGTGTCGGTCAAGGACGCCTCAGGCCTCCTGCCGCGCACCGCCCAGCTCACCGAGATGGGCTACGCCGTCTACTCCGGCGACGACGTCGCCACGCTCGGCTACCTCGCCTACGGCGGTGTGGGGCTGGTGTCGGTCGTGGCCCACGCGGCCGGCCACCAGCTCGCGTCGATGCTCGACGCCTGGGTCCGTGGGGACCACGCCGAGGCGCTGCGGGTGCACACCTCGCTGCTCCCGGCCTTCGACGCCGTAATGGGCGTCCCCAACTACGGAGCCACCACCGCCAAGGCAGCCCTCGAGCTGCTCGGCGTGCTCGACAACCGCCGCGTCCGCGGCCCACTGGTCGCCCTGGACGACGACGAGGTCGGCGCCCTGCGTGCCGGGCTCGCCGCCGCCGGCCTCCTGTGA
- a CDS encoding ribonuclease J, translating to MSHPHPDLSAPAPLQAGGLRVIPLGGLGEVGRNMTAFEYDGRLLLVDCGVLFPEDHHPGVDLILPDFEPIRERLDAVEALVLTHGHEDHIGATPYLLRERGDIPLVGSKLTLALLGSKLREHRLRETAQYEVAEGQTITFGPFVLEFVAVNHSIPDALAVVIRTGAGVVLHTGDFKMDQLPLDGRITDLNEFARLGDEGVDLFLTDSTNAEVPGFTTSEKDISPVLEGVFAKSDQRIIVACFASHVHRVQQVLDVAVAHGRKVGYVGRSMVRNMAIAQELGYLTVPPGVMVEAKELADLPPERQVLISTGSQGEPLSALSRIAQRSHSFVHLEEGDTVVLASSLIPGNENAVYRVINGLSRLGANVVHKGNALVHVSGHASAGELLYCYNIVKPRNVMPVHGEFRHMRANADLARATGVQNVVVAEDGVVVDLVDGVAKIVGKVEVGYVFVDGTTIGDISEASMKDRRILGEEGFLSVIVVVDSVTGKVVSGPEIHARGFAEEEATFDEIRQPIIDAINSAVADGANDSYQLQQTVRRVVGRWVNRAHRRRPMIVPVVIEA from the coding sequence TTGAGCCATCCCCACCCCGACCTGAGCGCGCCCGCCCCCCTCCAGGCCGGAGGCCTCCGGGTCATCCCGCTCGGAGGGCTGGGCGAGGTCGGTCGCAACATGACCGCCTTCGAGTACGACGGCCGGCTGCTGCTCGTCGACTGCGGCGTCCTCTTCCCCGAGGACCACCACCCCGGCGTCGACCTGATCCTCCCCGACTTCGAGCCGATCCGGGAGCGGCTCGACGCGGTCGAGGCGCTCGTGCTGACCCACGGGCACGAGGACCACATCGGCGCGACGCCCTACCTCCTGCGCGAGCGCGGCGACATCCCACTGGTGGGCTCCAAGCTGACCCTGGCGCTGCTCGGCTCCAAGCTGCGCGAGCACCGGCTCCGGGAGACGGCGCAGTACGAGGTCGCCGAGGGCCAGACGATCACCTTCGGCCCGTTCGTGCTTGAGTTCGTCGCGGTCAACCACTCCATCCCGGACGCCCTCGCGGTCGTGATCCGCACCGGCGCCGGCGTCGTGCTGCACACCGGCGACTTCAAGATGGACCAGCTCCCGCTCGACGGCCGGATCACCGACCTCAACGAGTTCGCCCGCCTCGGCGACGAGGGTGTCGACCTGTTCCTCACCGACTCGACCAACGCCGAGGTGCCGGGCTTCACCACGTCCGAGAAGGACATCTCCCCGGTCCTCGAGGGGGTCTTCGCCAAGAGCGACCAGCGGATCATCGTGGCCTGCTTCGCCTCGCACGTGCACCGTGTCCAGCAGGTGCTCGACGTCGCCGTCGCGCACGGGCGCAAGGTCGGCTACGTCGGCCGCTCGATGGTGCGCAACATGGCCATCGCCCAGGAGCTCGGCTACCTCACCGTGCCGCCCGGGGTGATGGTCGAGGCCAAGGAGCTCGCCGACCTGCCCCCGGAGAGGCAGGTGCTGATCTCCACCGGGTCCCAGGGCGAGCCGCTCTCGGCTCTGAGCCGGATCGCGCAGCGGAGCCACTCCTTCGTGCACCTCGAGGAGGGCGACACCGTCGTCCTGGCGAGCTCGCTGATCCCGGGCAACGAGAACGCCGTCTACCGCGTCATCAACGGGCTCTCGCGCCTGGGCGCCAACGTGGTGCACAAGGGCAACGCCCTGGTGCACGTGTCCGGCCACGCCAGCGCCGGCGAGCTCCTCTACTGCTACAACATCGTCAAGCCGCGCAACGTGATGCCGGTGCACGGCGAGTTCCGCCACATGCGCGCCAACGCCGACCTGGCCCGCGCGACGGGCGTCCAGAACGTCGTCGTGGCCGAGGACGGCGTCGTCGTCGACCTCGTCGACGGCGTCGCCAAGATCGTCGGCAAGGTGGAGGTGGGATACGTCTTCGTCGACGGCACCACCATCGGCGACATCTCCGAGGCCTCGATGAAGGACCGCCGCATCCTGGGCGAGGAGGGCTTCCTGTCCGTCATCGTCGTGGTCGACTCGGTGACCGGCAAGGTCGTGTCGGGCCCGGAGATCCACGCACGCGGGTTCGCCGAGGAGGAGGCCACCTTCGACGAGATCCGGCAGCCGATCATCGACGCCATCAACTCCGCGGTCGCGGACGGCGCCAACGACTCCTACCAGCTGCAGCAGACCGTGCGGCGGGTCGTCGGTCGCTGGGTCAACCGTGCCCACCGCCGACGTCCGATGATCGTCCCTGTGGTGATCGAGGCGTGA
- a CDS encoding GAF domain-containing sensor histidine kinase: MPRNQGALSRLAELMRRVNSSTDTESILEEIAHGVVDVLGYGVAAIARLEGDVLVMTNVAGPPEVVEEILHRRTPAEQILDEFREADKWGILRFVPAGRMSEERLRAAWIPQLETHDDPDAWHPQHALYAPLYSASGELLGNMAVDLPADGRVPDGADRELLEMFAVQAGVALSNARERERLTDRVLLDRMLATVAGTATLHDLAEALGTAVASVTEALGAAQGWVRTFPTDAQGSQLGVGAPRPYAPEHFVPELREELTAIEDLPVLVEVGVRDAGSSLLPRSAERLQQLMRGTAVDRVVVCPLVSQDDLVGYLVLGFLRDARALTPAQADAVLEVGRLLAQAVRASRVLETEQRLVQELRELARYRSELIATISHELKTPLTAILGHAELIADRYPDLSSVDAIIRNAGRLNNLVANLLHYSRIQGRRETVRRAVDLAELCEASVDLLSIRAKQSGVGLSFDGCGSTPVVVFGDPEELARVIDNMVDNAVKYTPEDGSVTVSMTVGDDEVSVEVADTGLGISATDQAHVFSAFHRSTNPNALSVPGTGLGLPIAQRIAESHGGTLSVTSELGEGSTFRFTLPLRSPREAG; this comes from the coding sequence ATGCCGCGCAACCAGGGTGCGCTGAGCCGTCTGGCGGAGCTGATGCGGCGCGTCAACTCCTCCACCGACACCGAGTCGATCCTCGAGGAGATCGCCCACGGCGTCGTCGACGTGCTGGGCTACGGCGTCGCGGCCATCGCCCGCCTCGAGGGCGACGTCCTGGTGATGACCAACGTCGCCGGGCCGCCCGAGGTGGTGGAGGAGATCCTCCACCGGCGGACGCCGGCCGAGCAGATCCTCGACGAGTTCCGCGAGGCCGACAAGTGGGGGATCCTCCGGTTCGTCCCGGCGGGACGGATGTCGGAAGAGCGCCTGCGCGCCGCGTGGATCCCGCAGCTCGAGACCCACGACGACCCGGACGCGTGGCACCCCCAGCACGCGCTGTACGCCCCGCTCTACTCCGCCAGCGGTGAGCTCCTCGGCAACATGGCCGTCGACCTGCCTGCCGACGGCCGGGTCCCCGACGGGGCCGACCGCGAGCTGCTGGAGATGTTCGCCGTGCAGGCCGGGGTGGCCCTGTCCAACGCCCGCGAGCGCGAGCGCCTCACCGACCGGGTGCTGCTGGACCGGATGCTGGCGACGGTGGCCGGCACCGCCACGCTCCACGACCTCGCCGAGGCGCTCGGCACGGCCGTCGCCTCGGTCACCGAGGCCTTGGGTGCCGCGCAGGGGTGGGTGCGGACCTTCCCCACCGACGCCCAGGGCAGCCAGCTGGGCGTCGGGGCCCCGCGCCCGTACGCCCCGGAGCACTTCGTGCCGGAGCTGCGCGAGGAGCTCACGGCCATCGAGGACCTCCCCGTGCTGGTCGAGGTGGGCGTGCGCGACGCCGGCTCGTCCCTGCTGCCCCGCAGCGCCGAACGCCTCCAGCAGCTGATGCGCGGCACGGCCGTGGACCGGGTCGTCGTGTGCCCGCTGGTCTCCCAGGACGACCTCGTGGGCTACCTGGTCCTCGGCTTCCTGCGCGACGCCCGGGCCTTGACGCCCGCCCAGGCCGACGCGGTGCTGGAGGTGGGCCGGCTCCTCGCCCAGGCGGTGCGTGCCTCCCGCGTGCTGGAGACCGAGCAGCGCCTGGTCCAGGAGCTGCGCGAGCTCGCGCGCTACCGCAGCGAGCTCATCGCCACCATCTCCCACGAGCTGAAGACCCCGTTGACCGCGATCCTGGGGCACGCCGAGCTGATCGCCGACCGCTACCCCGACCTGAGCTCGGTCGACGCGATCATCCGCAACGCCGGCCGCCTCAACAACCTCGTGGCCAACCTGCTGCACTACTCCCGGATCCAGGGCCGGCGCGAGACCGTGCGCCGGGCCGTCGACCTCGCCGAGCTGTGCGAGGCGAGCGTCGACCTGCTGAGCATCCGCGCCAAGCAGTCCGGGGTCGGCCTCTCGTTCGACGGCTGCGGGTCGACGCCCGTGGTGGTCTTCGGCGACCCCGAGGAGCTCGCCCGGGTGATCGACAACATGGTCGACAACGCCGTGAAGTACACCCCCGAGGACGGCTCGGTCACCGTCTCGATGACCGTGGGGGACGACGAGGTCAGCGTCGAGGTGGCCGACACCGGTCTCGGCATCTCGGCGACCGACCAGGCCCACGTGTTCTCCGCCTTCCACCGCTCCACCAACCCCAACGCCCTCTCGGTGCCGGGCACCGGGCTGGGGCTGCCGATCGCCCAGCGGATCGCCGAGTCGCACGGCGGCACCCTGTCGGTGACCTCCGAGCTCGGCGAGGGCAGCACGTTCCGCTTCACCCTGCCGCTGCGCTCGCCGCGAGAGGCCGGCTGA
- the cydB gene encoding cytochrome d ubiquinol oxidase subunit II, with product MELTTVWFALIAVLWVGYFCLEGFDFGVGMLLPVLARDDTERRVMINTVGPVWDGNEVWVLVAGGATFAAFPEWYATLFSGFYLPLLLILVALIVRGLSFEYRHKRDDATWKARWDLALVVGSVVPALLWGVAFANIAAGVPIDADKEFTGSMLTLLNPFGLLGGLVTLTLFATHGAMFVALKTDGEIRHRARALAVRTGSLAAVLASVFMAWTQARTGNAVTAAVFSAAALALVAGLAAARAGREGWAFLGTFLTIGLAVAGLFLGLFPDVMPSTTDPAFSLTTTNAASTPYTLEVMTWVAVVFTPIVLGYQAWTYWVFRKRISVRHIPTPVLAEAR from the coding sequence ATGGAACTGACCACCGTCTGGTTCGCCCTCATCGCCGTGCTGTGGGTCGGCTACTTCTGCCTCGAGGGCTTCGACTTCGGCGTCGGGATGCTGCTGCCCGTGCTGGCCCGCGACGACACCGAGCGGCGGGTGATGATCAACACCGTCGGTCCGGTCTGGGACGGCAACGAGGTGTGGGTGCTGGTCGCGGGCGGCGCCACCTTCGCCGCCTTCCCCGAGTGGTACGCCACGCTCTTCAGCGGGTTCTACCTGCCGCTGCTCCTCATCCTGGTCGCGCTCATCGTCCGCGGCCTGTCCTTCGAGTACCGCCACAAGCGCGACGACGCGACGTGGAAGGCCCGGTGGGACCTCGCGCTCGTCGTCGGCTCGGTCGTGCCGGCGCTGCTGTGGGGCGTCGCCTTCGCCAACATCGCCGCGGGTGTGCCGATCGACGCCGACAAGGAGTTCACCGGCAGCATGCTGACCCTGCTCAACCCGTTCGGCCTCCTGGGCGGGCTCGTCACCCTCACCCTCTTCGCCACGCACGGCGCCATGTTCGTCGCGCTCAAGACCGACGGCGAGATCCGGCACCGGGCGCGGGCCCTCGCCGTCCGCACCGGCTCACTGGCCGCCGTCCTCGCCTCGGTGTTCATGGCCTGGACCCAGGCGAGGACCGGCAACGCCGTGACGGCGGCGGTCTTCTCGGCTGCCGCCCTGGCGCTCGTCGCCGGCCTCGCGGCGGCGCGGGCAGGCCGCGAGGGTTGGGCGTTCCTCGGCACCTTCCTCACCATCGGGCTCGCCGTGGCGGGCCTGTTCCTGGGGCTGTTCCCCGACGTGATGCCGTCGACCACGGACCCGGCGTTCTCGCTGACCACCACCAACGCCGCGTCGACGCCGTACACGCTCGAGGTGATGACGTGGGTCGCCGTGGTGTTCACGCCGATCGTGCTGGGCTACCAGGCCTGGACCTACTGGGTGTTCCGCAAGCGGATCTCGGTGCGCCACATCCCGACACCGGTGCTGGCCGAGGCCCGATGA
- a CDS encoding TfoX/Sxy family protein, with protein MAYDELLAQRIHDLLDGEPGLTSRRMFGGLGFMLDGHMAVAAGSAGALMVRVDPARGQEWVDGEAVRPMEMRGRELDGWLLVSGEALADDDRLRLWVGRGAAHVRTLPPK; from the coding sequence ATGGCCTACGACGAGCTGCTGGCGCAGCGCATCCACGACCTGCTCGACGGCGAGCCCGGGCTGACCTCGCGCAGGATGTTCGGCGGTCTCGGCTTCATGCTCGACGGCCACATGGCGGTGGCGGCGGGCAGCGCCGGGGCGCTCATGGTCCGCGTCGACCCGGCCCGCGGCCAGGAGTGGGTCGACGGCGAGGCCGTACGACCGATGGAGATGCGCGGCCGCGAGCTCGACGGCTGGCTGCTGGTCTCCGGCGAGGCGCTGGCCGACGACGACCGGCTCCGGTTGTGGGTCGGGCGTGGCGCGGCCCACGTGCGGACGCTGCCGCCGAAGTGA